Below is a window of Candidatus Methylomirabilota bacterium DNA.
AGCACATTTTGCCGATCGTCTCCTGGCGATCCGCCCAGTCTATTCACTTCCTGCCCCCACCCCGTGGCCTCTCTTTGAAGGTTCAGTTCGCATTACCGGATGACAAGGGATCTCTTCACGTCACCGTAAACCACGGTGAGCGGCGGCGCGACAAGGAGCGTGTCTTACTCCTCGATCTCACAGCCAGAGGACCGGGTCTCAAGGACTGGTCTGACATGAACGTTTGGTTTCAGACGGCGCACGAATGGATTGTTCGTGGCTTCACGGATCTCACGGCAGGCATCGCGCACGATAGATGGGGAAGGCAGCAGTGAAGACCGAGCCCCTTCTTAGCGGTACATCGACCAGCGGCGAAATCAAGTCTCAATCGCAATCTCAATTCTCGATGATTGATAGTTCGACAACAGGAGCCCGGGCAGTCATGCTAGGTCCAACCATCCTGGTTTCAACCGGTAGGCGGTGGCGTCCCGACATCGCAGCTGCTACTATGACTGCTCTGACGGCCCTCACGCCGATCGGCGAAATCTTTGTCCCCGGCCGGAGACACGCTTACGAGATCGCCAACGCTTACGTGCTGTTTGTAGACGATAGCGAGCGTGCCGAGGACGACTATTATCTTCCCACCATCATGCCGATACAGGTTAACTGGAACCGTTTTCGGATCCATCCGCGGCGTCCATTTCGTTGGCTGCCTCAACCACCGCCCTTCGTGGACTCGGCCGATCTATCTGAGGACGACGGCGACGAGTGAGCGACTACCCTTGGTATGAAGAGGTACCCTGTGATTCTGCGATAACACAAGGAGACATCATCGAGCGCTGCCCAGTTTTGGGGTTTGGTGAGATGCCAAATTTGGCCGAACTTGCGGCGACCGGCGATCTACAGCAACTCGTAGAGGCTCTCGAGGATTCTGTGGACGGCATCTATGCTCGAACTATCGTCATGAGTCAGGCCTGTGATCTTGAGAATGAGAAAGTTACGAATGTGATACTATGCCCGATCCACCCGGAGGATGCGCTTCGCCCGGAATGGGAACGTGACATGACTGCAGCTAACCAGAAACCAACGGACAAGGCCTGGAAGAGCTTTCTGAAAAACCTTCGCGATGGGCGGGTTTGGAACCTGGCCCTTCTCGAGGGCAGGCCAGCCGCAGATGCGGTGACTCCTTCAGTCCCTCGCCAGGTCGTTGATTTTCAACTCATTTACACATTGCCGCGCACCTTCCTGACAGTCGTTGCCGGGCTGAACCCCGGCACCCGCCTTAGACTTCTGCCACCGTATCGGGAGCACCTCTCACAGGCCTTCGCCCGATATTTCATGCGTGTCGGCTTGCCTGAAGACATCAAAATCGAGTAATCCCACATTCCATTCGATCCGGCGAGGGCTCGCGCCGGCGAGCCTGAGCCTTTCTTCGCTTTGATTTTGTGCTCACCGTGTGAGGCGCGCGGCCACCGTCCGCAGGTCCTCGATGAAGCGCTCGGTCTCGGTCCGGCGGGTCGCCTCGTCGGGCGCCCGGAGGAGCGACGAGGGGTGAACGGTCGCCGTCACCAGCGGGCCGAGCGGCGAGGGGACGAACGCCCCGCGCTGGCGGGTCACCTTGAAGGTCTTCCCCAGCAGCGCCTGGGCGGCGGTGGCGCCCAGGCAGACGATGACCTTCGGCCGGACCAGCGCGATCTCGGTCTCGAGCCACGGCCGGCAGGCGGCGATCTCGGCAGCGTTCGGCTTCTGGTGGATGCGGCGCTTTCCCCGGGGCTCCCACTTGAAGTGCTTGACGGCGTTGGTCACGTAGACCCGGGCGCGGTCGATCCCGGCCGCCTCCAGGGCGCGGTCGAGGAGCCGTCCGGCCGGCCCGACGAAGGGCTTCCCGGCAAGGTCCTCCTGGTCTCCCGGCTGCTCCCCGACCAGCATGAGGTCGGCCTTGGCGTGGCCTTCGCCGAAGACCGTCTGGGTCCCGCGACGCCAGAGGTCGCAGGCGCGGCACCCCCGGGCCGCCTCCCGGACGCGCGGGAGCGTCGGGCGCTCGGGGATGAGCGCCGCCGCCGTCCGGGGCTCCCGGGCCGGCGGCGTCACCCCGTGCGCGCCTCGGTGGGGCTGCCCGCCTTCACGAGGCCCTCCAGGATCTCCTGATCCGCGGTGTCCACCGAGGTGATCCGGATCCGCACGAGCCCCGAGCCCGCCGGCGCCTCGGCGGCGAGCACCTTGCCGTAGAGATCGCCCGAGTCCTGCGCGAGCGCCGGGAAGCGGAGCCGCAGGCGCACGTTGGTGAGCGGCGGCAGCGGGGTCTCGAGCCGCGCCTCGAGCCGCCCCCGCCCGAGCCGCGTCACCTCGCCCGCGATCGGATCGGGGCGGACGGCCTTGCCCTCGATCACCCAGCACCGGAGGGGCAGGGCGGCGGGAACGTCGGAGCCGCCCTCCGCCGTGACCTCGGGCAGGCGGCGGGGATACTGCCCTCCGATGGCCCGCAGCTCGTAGAGGAGCAGCGGCTCCCCGAGCCCCTTCATCTCGACGGGCATCGGCGGGGCGACCTCCGCCAGGTCGCGAACCCGTGCGTAGGTGGACGGGCTCAGGAGCACCTGGCCCCCGACCGTGCAGGCCTCCACCCGGGCGGCCAGGTTGACCACGCTCCCCACGACGCCGTACTTGGTCCGCTTCTCGGAGCCGATGTTGCCGACGACGGCTTCGCCCGTGTTGAGCCCGATCCCCATCTCGAGCCGCGGGAGGCCGCGCGCGACGTGGCGCTGGTTCACCTCCTCCATGGCGAGCTGCATGGCGACCGCGCAGGCGGCCGCGCGCTCGGCGTGGTCCGGGTGGTCGAGCGGCGCCCCGAAGACGGCGAAGACCGCGTCCCCGATGAACTCGTCGATGGTGCCGCCGTGCTCGATGACGATCTCGGCCATGCGGCCGAGGTAGCCGTTGAGGACCTGGACGACCTCGGTCGGGTCGGCCCGCTCGGCGAACCGCGTGTAGCCGCGGAGGTCCGACATGAGGATGGTGACGTCGCGCTTCTCGCCCCCGAGCCGGAGCCCGCCCGGGGACTCGAGGACCGTCCGGGCGATCTCCGGGGAGACGTAGCGACCGAAGGTGTCGCGGATGAAGTCCCGCTGGCGCAGACCTTCCAGCATGTCGTTGAAGGCCCGCGTGAGCTGCCCCACTTCGTCCTGTGACCGGACGGGCAGCGATTCCGAGAGGTCGCCGCCCGCGACGCGCGTCACTCCGCGCGTGAGCGCGGCGACCGGCCCGGTGACCCGCCGGGCGAGGACGAGGCCGACCGCCAGGGCGATCAGGCTGCCGAGCAGCGAGGCGCCGAGGATCAGGTGGCGGAGGTCGGTCAGCCGCTCTAGGTACACGTCCACCCGATAGTCCACGTCGAGGACGGCGAAGACCCGGCCCCCGGGATCGCGTACCGGCGCGAAGGCGGTGATCCAGGTCCCCGACTGGTTCTGGTAGACCCGGGTGTGAGTGGCGACGCCTTCGCGGAAGGCGCGGCCGATGGGCTCGAGGAGGGCGGGGACCAGCGGATAGGGCTCGCCGGGGGCGCCAGGCCCGCGGCTGGTGACCATGAAGTGGGCCAGCCGCCCCGACTCCTCGAACCCGGTGAGGGTGTAGATCGGGGTGGCGACCTCGTTCTGATCCTGCACGGCCGCCAGGGCCGCTCGCACGCGCCGGTAGGCCTCCGAGTCCTGGGTGAGCGTCCGCTCCACCTCGGCGTGGAGCGCGGGGTCGATGAGGAGCGCGCCGGTCCGCGCGATGTTCAGCAGGAAGGTGGCCAGCGTGTCCTGGAGAATCTGCTTCTGGCGCTCGTAGATCAGGTAGCCGACCAGGCCGATCCCGAGGACGGTGACCGCGACGAAGCCGGCGGCCACGCGAACGCTCAGGCGCTGCCAGGGACGCGGGCGGACCGACGGCATGGCCGCCCCGTTCAGCTCGGGGCGGGAGCGCCGGCTGCCGCCCGCTGCCTCCCGCCCTTCCTGCCCGGCCACATCCGCATCGATTCCTTCATGGTTCCCCATTGTACGCCGGGGACGCCGGCCCGACGGCCACGTGCTATGCTGGCCCGTGGGTGGAGATCGAGGGGAACCTCGTCATTCGGTGGCGCGAGAGCGGGGGCTTCGATCTGAGCTTCGTGCCGCTCAACCCCGGGCAGGGTGTCACCACGGGAGTGCGGCGCCTCCGGGATGTGTGGGCGCTCCAACGGGCGCTGACCGAGCTCGGCCTCGACCGAGACCGCGTCGTGGACGTCGTGAGCTCGCCCTACGTGCTCCATTCCCTGCGGGTCCGGGTCGCCCGCCAGGCCGCGCGCCGCGTCGGGCTCCTCCCCACGCCGATCGGGCGTGCCCTCGCCGTCCTGGTCGAGCTCCTCCGGCAGTCGGCCCGCCGCCTCGCCCGCCGTCCGCCGTCCCGGTCCTGATTCGGCCGCGCCTTGACAACGGGCAGAAGGCCGGGCTATGGTCCCCCCGCTCACGCTCGAGCGCCATGATCACGCAAGGAGAGAGCCCATGCCGTCACGGCGGACATTCCTCACAGGCGCGGTGGCCACCGGCGCGGTCTCCCTGGCCCCTGGGCCGCGGCGGCGGACCGCCGCGGCCCAGGAGGCGCCGCGCACGGGGGGCATCCTGAAGGTCGCCATCATCGGCGAGCCCCCCTCGCTCGACGCGCACTTCACGACCGCCTCCCTCACCTACGACGTCACGTCCCACTTCTGCGAGCCGCTCTTCACGCTGGACGACAAGTACGCGGTCGTCCCGATGCTGGCCGAGGGCTACACGGTCGGCGAGGGCGGCCGCGTCTACACGATCCGCCTCCGGCGTGGCGTCCCGTTCCACAACGGGAAGGAGCTGTCGGCCGAGGACGTGGTGGCCTCGCTCGGCCGCTGGGGCAAGATGGCCTCGGTCGGGAAGCTCCTCTTCAAGTCGGTCCAGTCGATCCAGGCCAAGGACCGCCACACCGTCGAGCTGCGGCTCGCGACCCCGTCCGGCATCGTGCTCTCGGCCCTCGCCAACGCCAGCCAGTTCCCGGCGATCTATCCAAAGGAAGTCGTGGAGGCGGCGGGGGACGGACAGATCAAGGAGTTCATCGGGACCGGGCCGTTCCGCTTCGTCGAGCGCATCCCCGACCGCTACGTGCGGATGGCCCGTTTCGACCGCTACGCGGCGCGGAGCGAGCCGCCGAGCGGCTACGGCGGCAAGCGCACGGCGTATGTCGACGAGATCCAGTTCATCCCGGTGCCGGACGTGGCCACCCGCGCCGCCGGGGTCGAGTCCGGCGAGTACCACTTCAGCGACTGGATCGCCCCCGACTCCTACGACCGCCTCAGCGCCAACCCGCGCCTCGACGTCATGGTGGTCAAGCCGAACGAGTGGATCACCGGCGTCTTCAACAAGAAGATCGGGCCGTTCACCAACCGGACGCTCCGCCAGGCCGTCATGTCCGCCCTCGACATGGAGCCGATCATGAAGGCGGCCGTCGGCCGCCCGGAGTTCTACCGGCTGGATTCGAGCATCCAGTTCCGGGAGCAGGTCTGGTGGACCGACGTCGGCAAGGAGGCCTACAACCGGCCGGACAAGGCGAGGGCCAAGCGGCTCATGCAGGAGGCCGGCTACAAGGGCGAGCCGATCCGCTGGATGTGCACCCAGTTCTACGACTGGATGTACAAGTCGGCCCTGGCGGCCAAGCAGCAGCTCGAGGACGTCGGCTTCGTGATCGATCTCCAGGTGCTCGAGTGGGCCACGGTCGTCCAGCGGCGCAGCGATCCCCGGCACTACGAGATCTTCACCACCGGCGTCGGGTTCGCGGCCGACCCGACATTCCAGGTGATCCTGAGCTGCGACTGGCCCGGCTGGACCTGCGACCCGAAGCTCGAGGCGATGATGGGCCGCCTCGCCTCGGAGACGGACACCCCGAAGCGCATGGCGATCTGGCGTGACATCCAGGGCTGGTTCTGGCAGGAGGTCCCGGTCATCAAGTTCGGCGACTTCTTCACGCTGCGGATCAAGCAGAAGGCGGTGGGCGGCTACGCGAACCGCTACCGGCCGTTCTTCTGGAACGTCTGGCTGGCCGCGCGCTGACCGCGATGCCGAGCGCGTCGCCGACTCGAACACGAGGAGCGCCATGACGACAGCGGGACAGGTGGGGCAGCCGATCAAGCGCAAGGAGGACCTCGGGCTCCTCACGGGCAGCGACCCCTATGTCGCCGACATCCCCCTCAAGGGCGCGCTCCACGCCGCCTTCGTCCGGAGCACCCACGCCCACGCGCAGATCCGCCGGGTCTGGATCGGCGACGCCCAGGAACTCCGGGGGGTCGCCGCCATTTTCACGGCGACCGACTTCACGACCGAGCTGGGCGAGATCCCGATGGTGATCGAGAAGGAAGCCTTCGACGAGGTCAACTGGCGCACGCGCCGGGTCCTGTGCGAGGGGAAGACTCGCTACGTCGGGGAGCCGCTGGCCATCGTCGTCGCCGAGAGCCCGTACCTGGCCCAGGACGCCGCCGACCTGATCCAGATCGAATACGACGTCCTCCCGGCCGTGACCGACGGCGAGGCCGCGCTCCTGCCCGGCGCGCCCCGCATCCACGAGCGCTTCAAGACGAATCGCGCGACCCGCTGGGAGCGGATCCACGGAGACCTCGAGGCGGCGTTCCGGGACGCCCCGGTCGTCGTCGAGGCCAAGCTCCGGAACCAGCGGCTGCTGGCGGTGGCCATGGAGCCGCGGGCGGTGGCGGCCCGATGGGACGCCGGGCGCGGCGAGCTGACGGTGTGGGGATGCACCCAGATCCCCCATGGGCTCCGGGACGCCATCGCCGAGCACCTCAAGCTCCCGGCCGAGCGCGTCCACCTGATCGCCCCCC
It encodes the following:
- a CDS encoding UdgX family uracil-DNA binding protein (This protein belongs to the uracil DNA glycosylase superfamily, members of which act in excision repair of DNA. However, it belongs more specifically to UdgX branch, whose founding member was found to bind uracil in DNA (where it does not belong), without cleaving it, appears to promote DNA repair by a pathway involving RecA, rather than base excision.); translation: MTPPAREPRTAAALIPERPTLPRVREAARGCRACDLWRRGTQTVFGEGHAKADLMLVGEQPGDQEDLAGKPFVGPAGRLLDRALEAAGIDRARVYVTNAVKHFKWEPRGKRRIHQKPNAAEIAACRPWLETEIALVRPKVIVCLGATAAQALLGKTFKVTRQRGAFVPSPLGPLVTATVHPSSLLRAPDEATRRTETERFIEDLRTVAARLTR
- a CDS encoding adenylate/guanylate cyclase domain-containing protein, with protein sequence MPSVRPRPWQRLSVRVAAGFVAVTVLGIGLVGYLIYERQKQILQDTLATFLLNIARTGALLIDPALHAEVERTLTQDSEAYRRVRAALAAVQDQNEVATPIYTLTGFEESGRLAHFMVTSRGPGAPGEPYPLVPALLEPIGRAFREGVATHTRVYQNQSGTWITAFAPVRDPGGRVFAVLDVDYRVDVYLERLTDLRHLILGASLLGSLIALAVGLVLARRVTGPVAALTRGVTRVAGGDLSESLPVRSQDEVGQLTRAFNDMLEGLRQRDFIRDTFGRYVSPEIARTVLESPGGLRLGGEKRDVTILMSDLRGYTRFAERADPTEVVQVLNGYLGRMAEIVIEHGGTIDEFIGDAVFAVFGAPLDHPDHAERAAACAVAMQLAMEEVNQRHVARGLPRLEMGIGLNTGEAVVGNIGSEKRTKYGVVGSVVNLAARVEACTVGGQVLLSPSTYARVRDLAEVAPPMPVEMKGLGEPLLLYELRAIGGQYPRRLPEVTAEGGSDVPAALPLRCWVIEGKAVRPDPIAGEVTRLGRGRLEARLETPLPPLTNVRLRLRFPALAQDSGDLYGKVLAAEAPAGSGLVRIRITSVDTADQEILEGLVKAGSPTEARTG
- a CDS encoding ABC transporter substrate-binding protein, with translation MPSRRTFLTGAVATGAVSLAPGPRRRTAAAQEAPRTGGILKVAIIGEPPSLDAHFTTASLTYDVTSHFCEPLFTLDDKYAVVPMLAEGYTVGEGGRVYTIRLRRGVPFHNGKELSAEDVVASLGRWGKMASVGKLLFKSVQSIQAKDRHTVELRLATPSGIVLSALANASQFPAIYPKEVVEAAGDGQIKEFIGTGPFRFVERIPDRYVRMARFDRYAARSEPPSGYGGKRTAYVDEIQFIPVPDVATRAAGVESGEYHFSDWIAPDSYDRLSANPRLDVMVVKPNEWITGVFNKKIGPFTNRTLRQAVMSALDMEPIMKAAVGRPEFYRLDSSIQFREQVWWTDVGKEAYNRPDKARAKRLMQEAGYKGEPIRWMCTQFYDWMYKSALAAKQQLEDVGFVIDLQVLEWATVVQRRSDPRHYEIFTTGVGFAADPTFQVILSCDWPGWTCDPKLEAMMGRLASETDTPKRMAIWRDIQGWFWQEVPVIKFGDFFTLRIKQKAVGGYANRYRPFFWNVWLAAR